Below is a window of Camelina sativa cultivar DH55 chromosome 11, Cs, whole genome shotgun sequence DNA.
CTAGTCTAATCTTTTGATAtgcgtttttgtttttggctcaTGATGCTAGGAGACGCCTCAATGTTCCATGTAGCTCCACTCATTTCTAAGTACTTCAAAGGGTTAGCCTTCCTAACctaaacaaaacttttatttgaataatttagTAGTGATGGACTAAATtaagacaaaattaaaaataaattagtgtTAATAAGCAGATCCTTCGCCGTCGTGGAAGGCACAAAGCGGCGACTGTCAAGAAGTGAGATGACAGAACTAAAATTCGTTATTTTGATACCTTCCACTTGGactagttttattttccatttggcCACATTATAGAAATGAATACTCTCTTTGCTTTGTTTAATGATAGCAGAAGGTggctaaacaattaaaatttgatttttttttaaaaaaaaaagggttataGAGTCGTGAAGCCAactcaaatccaaaagaaaatagCAATGTAGATTCTTTTGGGAGTTTTATATAACTTTGTttaataacaataaattaatagaaattattGGAGAAAATAGAAAGCCAAGTGTTTAATAATGTATTGTAGTCCTtctcctctccctctctcttggTTTCGAATTCAATTACTGGAGAAGAAGACTTCTTGATTTCAATCAAactcaaagagaaagaaagagagagagagagagagagagagagagagagagagagagagagagagagagaaaacgaaTCAGgggaagtagtagtagtagtactagtacTCAGGAATAAAAAGAAGGAAACCAAAACGATCTGAATCGTCGTCTTCCACTTGTGAGTGTGTGTCCtttaaaagcaaaaaaggaaactttacCTCtcgcgtctctctctctctcttttgaccCTCTCACATTCGTTGAATccactcttcttttttttttgccctagATCTTAACGAAGAGGATCAAATTCGACTCTTTTGAGATCTGGGTTCGTATAAAGATTCTGTCTTTCTGCATTATACCGTTTCGATTCAGCTCGAGGTAACTGTATTTTGACTCTTTTCAACTGATGTTGCTCGCTACAGTGTCACCAggttattttatcttttttggtttACTAAGAAGTTGAATCTGGGATTTGTAGCTTGTGATTTTAGTTTGGTCGGAGAAACACTCACTTAGACTTAGACTTAGACTTGTTTAGCTTGTACGTGTGCTAAAGAGAGTTTAAGAGGAATGTCCTGCACTTACCTGAATCATAGGAACAACGTGCATTTTGCTTATTGCTTCTGTCTGAAGGAGTTTTTTCTCTTAAGATTAGTTTGAAACTTTACTTAATCTCTCCGTGTCTCTCGGAGATACTAATCCCTGAGTGTCTTTGTTTTTCATTAGATCAATAAaacccaaatcttttttttttttttttttcattcaggCAATGCCAATCTAAGAGAAGTATATGCAGAGGTGAAAAAAAGATTCTATCTTTGTATGCCTATTAGTTAGAAAGGAGAAGGGAGGTGTTAAGATTTGTAGTTTCAAATGGGTGAGACGCAGAAGATGTTGCAGGGGCCACCacgtcaccaccaccaccacacaTCTCTGAAGAAGCCCTTATGGGTCGTTTTGACAGTTTCAGTGACAAGCATGCTTCTGATCTGTTCTCACATGTATCCAAAACAAGGCTCCTCGTGTCATGGTCTCTACAGCACTAGAGGCTGCGAGGATGCTCTCTCCGCGTGGCTACCTGTTCATGTCAGGAAATTCACTGATGAGGAGATTGCAGCTCGAGCAGTGGTTAGAGACATACTTAGAACGCCTCCCTTCATAACAGAAAACTCCAAAATCGCTTTCTTGTTCTTGACTCCTGGTACTTTGCCATTTGAGAAGCTCTGGGATGAATTTTTCAAGGTACAACAAACCAAACACCTTGATGCAATGTCCAAATGTTTAGCTACATATCATTGGTTTGTTGATAGTGTTTTTGGTGTTGTGAAGGGTCATGAAGGCAAGTTCTCAATTTACATCCACCCTTCAAAGGAACGACCAGTTCACATCAGCCGTCACTTTTCTGATCGGGAGATCCACAGTGATGAGGTCACTTGGGGGAGGATTTCGATGGTTGATGCCGAGAAGCGGTTACTGGTTAGTGCCCTTGAAGATCCTGACAACCAAcactttgttcttctttcagaGAGGTAATGATTTCAATGTTACTTAATTGTCCTACTTAAGGTTTTTTGTACTAACTGATTGAATcacatcaaatttattttctgtaCAGCTGTATACCCTTGCATACTTTTGACTATACTTATAGATATTTGCTGTACTCCAACGTTAGCTTCATTGAGAGGTACAttactctcttaaaacaaaacaaaatttttgactTTATTCCATTACTATTCACTGACACAATGTTCAtttatctctctgtttctcaagTTTTGTGGATCCTGGTCCACATGGGACTGGTAGACATATGGAACACATGCTACCAGAAATCGCTAGGGAAGATTTTAGAAAAGGTGCTCAGGTAAAGACTTAAATCTCTAAGAGCTTCTCTTAATGAGTATGCTGCTACTGCcagaaaacgaaacaaaattgtgttattattactttttgttgtgtgatttttgtcttgttttcttgcTAGTGGTTCACAATGAAGCGGCAACACGCGATTATAGTGATGGCCGATGGTCTTTACTACTCCAGATTCCGCGAGTATTGTGGAGTAAGTTTATCCTGCAGCTGAACATTTTTGGTTTCATACCGTAGCTTTTTTATCTCGgatcttttgatatatataactCAATTATTCATTCCTCTTCGTATTGAGTTCTGATTCTGACATTAAGTTGCTATAAATATCAGCCTGGAATAGAAGCTGACAAGAACTGCATTGCTGATGAACATTACTTGCCAACATTCTTCAATGTGAGGCTATTTCCTCATCACATTCTATcgtttacaatattttaagcCTTCTTGAAGCTGAAACATGTTTATTTGCTGGCTCTTCTTTCAGATGATTGATCCCATGGGGATCTCTAACTGGTCAGTAACGTATGTTGATTGGTCTGAACGAAGATGGCATCCAAAGACATATGGAGCAAACGAGATTTCATTAGAGTTCATGAAAAATGTCACGgtatgtttcaaaatatagattCTTGAAAATTGTCACAGTCAGCATGTTATTatactcttctcttttctctcttctgcaGTCTGAGGACATGAGTGTACACGTCACCAGCGTGGGCGAGGTATGCAATTGTGACTCTCCCTTCATAGCCtctattcttcttttctctctctctgatacTATTACTTGTGCTTTTAAAGCATGGAGATGAGCTGCATTGGCCTTGTACATGGAATGGGATCACACGGCCTTGTTATCTGTTTGCAAGGAAGTTTCATCCCGATACTCTTGACACATTGGTCAACCTCTTCCCAAACTACACAAGCAAAGCTGTCTGAGAGAGGATTCTTGAACCAAACACACACAATTCTTGGACCTAATTATGTTCCAGATATGTCTCAGAGGTGTATCTTTTAAGATACTGTAAATTTTCTGAAGAAACTGAAACTATTCTTGGTATTTGATGTTTCTTGATGAAACTGAAAGTCCGTTATATGCGATTAGAGCAGAAAGTTTTGGTTATAAGAGTTCCATTTTGTGATTTCCCCGCTAGTTCTTATAGATTGGTTTATGTTACATGGAATTGTAATAACTTTAGCTATCATCAACACAAAGTTTTGAATTCTTGAATTCTTGTGCCTTTGTGATGACGAGTGGAGCCCGAGGAACCGTGGGCTGTAGTGGTGAGCAATCCCAGTCTTTACCCTTTCTGACCACTGAGAAATGTTTGGGAATCCATGACTCACCAGaagcttctctctgtttcagagactctctctgcttctcctcCACAGCTCTCTTAGCTTCTCTTGCGCTTTCCCATTCTTTCTTCAGTATTCCTTCACTTACTTCACTCCATATAATCCCCGACTCGGTCTCCATTACCTCCTTCAGATTCTTGACTATTGGAGGTTTGAGTCCTGTGATATTCTCCTCGGCATTGTATATAACTTCGAGCTTACCCGTCTTCAAATTTTTTGCCATTACTGTTCTGTAACATTATGGTATTTTAATGAGATCACAGCTTATGATATTCTTGAGAGCTGTAGTGAACATATGATTCATTTTTTTACCTGTCCCAATGGCCAAAGATGTCGTAGAGCTGATTACCAGAGGAAGATTGAAAGATCTTTCCTTTAATTGATCTATTTTTTTACCTGTCCCAACTCAGCTTCGAGATCAGTCTGCGGACACTTTATCTTAACTTTTCCTGCCCAGTGAGCTCCCGGCGCCGGCAAGAATCTCATAACTAGTCCCGGCTGGTCCATGTCATAAGTCTCTTTTCGACTCAGCAGCTTCATAACTCTTTTACCTTTTACCTCAACATCCACGTAAGTACCTTATGAACCATTAAATGAGTCACATGCAGCAGAAGTTAGACTTTGGAACCAATACGAGATGGTATGGTTTGGTCTTAGGGTAAACTGGACGCATGCTCGAAATAGTTGTGTTCGTTCTTGGACggattatttaaaatttaactttgttttgagaTAATTTGGATGTAGCGGAATACATTATGACTGCTACAAATAACATACCACGAAATTT
It encodes the following:
- the LOC104722370 gene encoding uncharacterized protein LOC104722370, with the protein product MGETQKMLQGPPRHHHHHTSLKKPLWVVLTVSVTSMLLICSHMYPKQGSSCHGLYSTRGCEDALSAWLPVHVRKFTDEEIAARAVVRDILRTPPFITENSKIAFLFLTPGTLPFEKLWDEFFKGHEGKFSIYIHPSKERPVHISRHFSDREIHSDEVTWGRISMVDAEKRLLVSALEDPDNQHFVLLSESCIPLHTFDYTYRYLLYSNVSFIESFVDPGPHGTGRHMEHMLPEIAREDFRKGAQWFTMKRQHAIIVMADGLYYSRFREYCGPGIEADKNCIADEHYLPTFFNMIDPMGISNWSVTYVDWSERRWHPKTYGANEISLEFMKNVTSEDMSVHVTSVGEHGDELHWPCTWNGITRPCYLFARKFHPDTLDTLVNLFPNYTSKAV